A genomic window from Methanobacterium sp. BRmetb2 includes:
- a CDS encoding metal-dependent phosphoesterase yields MIIDPHIHSIYSGDATETPQEIVKKAMDIGLDAIAIADHNTLKGSMVALNEFKNLEEFVIIPAMEISSSKGHIVALGINEEIKKGLSPEETIHLIRESGGIAIIPHPFVKYRDGLCEYVNNLDIDAIETLNSRYIFGYSNWRAKKLAEDRNIPEIGSSDAHFLGGIGSCVTDVEADFTVESILKGILDGKTSVFGSRTPLPLILKEVINKKIKKL; encoded by the coding sequence ATGATTATTGACCCTCATATTCACAGTATTTATTCTGGTGACGCCACGGAAACACCTCAAGAAATAGTTAAAAAAGCAATGGATATTGGACTGGATGCCATAGCCATAGCAGACCATAATACACTGAAAGGATCTATGGTGGCTTTAAATGAATTTAAAAATTTAGAAGAATTTGTAATAATTCCAGCAATGGAGATAAGTTCCAGTAAAGGTCATATAGTGGCCCTGGGCATAAATGAAGAGATAAAGAAAGGATTATCTCCAGAAGAAACCATCCATCTTATTAGGGAATCTGGAGGAATAGCGATAATACCTCATCCTTTTGTAAAATATAGGGATGGATTGTGTGAATATGTTAATAATCTGGATATTGATGCCATTGAAACCTTAAATTCCCGTTATATATTTGGTTATTCTAACTGGAGGGCCAAAAAACTGGCAGAAGATAGAAATATTCCTGAGATTGGTTCTAGCGATGCACATTTTTTAGGAGGTATTGGTAGTTGCGTGACTGACGTTGAAGCAGATTTTACAGTCGAGAGTATTTTAAAGGGAATTTTAGATGGAAAGACTTCAGTTTTTGGTAGTAGAACTCCTTTACCCCTGATTCTAAAAGAAGTTATAAACAAGAAAATTAAAAAGTTATAA
- a CDS encoding 2-isopropylmalate synthase, producing MYIDKVKKAMNPPNSVKIFDTTLRDGEQTPGVALTVDEKIRITNKLDSLGINVIEVGFPAASEGERESTRKILGLGIDAQICGLARVLIPDLDAAIDCDVDYIHTFIGTSPLHRRYKLKMSKEEILSKSVDAVDYIKDHGITAEFSAEDATRTEFQYLKEIYRAVEDAGVDVINVPDTVGVMIPSSMKWLINELKKDLKIPISVHCHDDFGLAVANSLMAVEAGAQQVHATINGLGERAGNASLEEVVMALTVEYGIETSINTKLLVNTSEFVSRITGVKMPPNKAIVGENAFAHEAGIHVHGVLEKAETYEPITPEMVGHTRRIVLGKHTGAKALKSKLDDYGIDMDENQFCKVFDQVKNLGDKGKMVTDADLKAIAESILGKAKDEIVRLEGFAVMTGENVMPTATVKLKINNELKTASKTGVGPVDAAINAIQSVVSDTADIELLEYNIEAITGGTNALAEVFVVMGDKNGNKATGRSTREDIVMSSVEAVLDAINKILILR from the coding sequence ATGTACATAGATAAAGTAAAAAAAGCCATGAATCCACCAAATTCAGTTAAAATATTTGATACAACACTAAGAGATGGTGAACAAACGCCAGGGGTTGCGTTAACTGTAGACGAAAAGATAAGGATTACTAATAAATTGGATAGCTTAGGGATTAATGTTATAGAAGTAGGTTTTCCTGCAGCTTCTGAAGGAGAGCGTGAATCAACACGTAAAATATTAGGACTGGGAATTGATGCTCAGATTTGTGGTTTGGCAAGGGTATTAATTCCAGATTTAGATGCGGCAATTGATTGTGACGTTGATTATATTCACACATTCATAGGAACATCTCCACTGCACAGGAGATACAAGCTTAAAATGAGTAAAGAAGAAATTCTCTCAAAATCTGTTGATGCAGTAGATTACATAAAAGATCATGGGATTACAGCAGAATTTTCTGCAGAAGATGCCACCAGAACTGAATTTCAATATCTAAAAGAAATATATAGGGCTGTGGAAGATGCTGGAGTCGATGTTATTAATGTACCAGATACAGTGGGAGTAATGATACCTTCCTCTATGAAATGGTTAATAAATGAACTTAAAAAAGACTTAAAGATTCCAATAAGTGTGCACTGCCATGACGACTTTGGACTGGCGGTAGCTAACTCATTAATGGCAGTTGAAGCTGGTGCCCAGCAAGTACATGCCACCATAAATGGCTTAGGTGAAAGGGCTGGAAATGCTTCCTTAGAAGAGGTGGTTATGGCTTTAACTGTGGAATATGGAATTGAAACCAGTATAAATACTAAATTATTGGTCAATACTTCAGAATTTGTTTCCAGAATCACAGGGGTTAAAATGCCACCAAACAAGGCCATTGTGGGCGAAAATGCTTTTGCTCACGAGGCAGGGATACATGTGCATGGTGTACTGGAAAAAGCCGAAACATATGAACCTATTACTCCTGAAATGGTAGGCCATACTCGTAGAATTGTTTTAGGTAAACATACTGGTGCCAAGGCTCTTAAATCTAAACTTGATGACTATGGTATTGATATGGATGAAAATCAATTTTGCAAAGTCTTTGATCAAGTAAAGAATCTGGGTGATAAGGGTAAAATGGTCACTGATGCTGATTTAAAGGCTATTGCTGAAAGTATTTTAGGCAAAGCTAAAGATGAAATTGTGAGACTGGAAGGTTTTGCTGTGATGACTGGTGAAAATGTGATGCCCACGGCCACTGTAAAGCTTAAAATCAACAACGAACTTAAAACTGCTTCTAAAACAGGGGTTGGACCGGTAGATGCGGCTATTAATGCGATTCAAAGTGTTGTTAGTGATACTGCAGATATAGAACTTTTAGAGTATAATATAGAAGCTATAACTGGTGGTACTAATGCTTTGGCAGAGGTTTTTGTGGTTATGGGTGATAAAAATGGCAATAAGGCCACTGGAAGATCCACCCGTGAAGATATAGTAATGTCCAGTGTAGAAGCTGTTTTGGATGCTATCAATAAAATATTAATTTTGAGATGA
- a CDS encoding two-component system response regulator, giving the protein MDVNKNLRTILLVEDDPDDVNLTIRALNKSKIENEIVVANDGFDALNYLFGEGKYADRDSSKIPAIILLDLKLPKLDGIEVLKRLRSNEKTKNATVIILTSSKETEDILTCYKFCANSYIQKPVDFNRFMETIWIVGTYWLNFNENAPSGG; this is encoded by the coding sequence ATGGACGTGAATAAAAATTTAAGAACAATACTTTTAGTTGAAGATGATCCTGATGATGTAAATTTAACTATACGTGCTTTGAACAAGTCTAAAATAGAAAACGAGATTGTGGTAGCTAACGATGGATTTGATGCACTAAATTATCTTTTTGGAGAGGGAAAATACGCTGATAGGGATTCAAGTAAAATTCCGGCAATAATACTCCTTGATCTAAAATTACCTAAACTGGACGGGATTGAAGTCCTAAAAAGGTTAAGGTCTAATGAAAAAACTAAAAATGCGACAGTTATAATTTTAACCTCTTCTAAAGAGACTGAAGATATATTGACTTGTTATAAATTTTGTGCTAATAGTTACATCCAAAAACCCGTTGATTTCAACCGTTTCATGGAAACAATATGGATTGTAGGTACGTATTGGTTAAATTTTAATGAAAATGCACCTTCAGGAGGATAA
- a CDS encoding histidine kinase, whose amino-acid sequence MPNPKLMIVEDERITAEDLKEGLEELGYTISAVVYSGEESIKKAEELKPDLIIMDIRLEGKMDGIEAAEYIRSNQGIPVIYLSAYSDEDTIQRAKITEPSGFIRKSPAGFLNKPFEESELHTAIEITLYRDRMEKRLRDNERWLKAILNNIADAVIATNSKGQIKFMNPVAEDLTGILQEDAIGKYLVEVFTIISEGPGKLSSVLLNNIFQENSSRQVYIDHVILQSKNGTKIPIYGAINPIKDDKGSIMGIVVVFRDISAWIN is encoded by the coding sequence ATACCTAACCCAAAATTAATGATAGTGGAAGATGAAAGAATAACCGCCGAGGATTTAAAGGAGGGTTTAGAGGAATTAGGTTACACAATATCTGCTGTGGTTTACTCTGGGGAGGAATCGATTAAAAAAGCAGAAGAATTAAAACCGGATTTAATTATAATGGATATTCGATTAGAAGGGAAAATGGATGGAATAGAAGCTGCTGAATATATAAGATCTAATCAAGGTATTCCTGTAATATACCTCTCTGCTTATTCTGATGAAGATACCATTCAAAGAGCAAAAATCACCGAACCTTCTGGTTTTATTCGTAAAAGCCCAGCCGGTTTTTTAAACAAGCCATTCGAAGAAAGTGAATTACACACAGCCATTGAAATAACTCTATACCGTGATCGGATGGAAAAACGATTGAGGGATAATGAACGGTGGCTTAAAGCTATTTTGAATAATATTGCCGATGCAGTAATTGCTACAAATTCTAAAGGCCAGATAAAATTCATGAATCCAGTTGCAGAAGATTTAACTGGCATTCTTCAGGAAGATGCCATTGGAAAATATTTGGTAGAAGTATTCACCATTATAAGTGAAGGACCCGGAAAACTAAGCAGTGTATTGTTAAACAATATTTTCCAAGAAAATAGCTCCCGGCAAGTTTACATTGATCATGTTATATTACAATCTAAAAATGGAACGAAAATTCCCATTTACGGAGCTATAAATCCCATTAAAGACGACAAAGGCAGTATAATGGGTATTGTCGTTGTTTTCAGGGATATAAGTGCTTGGATTAATTAA
- the albA gene encoding DNA-binding protein Alba: MSEENVVYIGNKPVMNYVLAVVTQMNGGTPEVILKARGRAISRAVDVAEIVRNRFIPDIDVASIDICTEEIIGNEGGSTNVSAIEIQLSKDN, encoded by the coding sequence ATGTCAGAGGAAAATGTTGTATACATTGGAAACAAGCCTGTAATGAACTATGTTTTAGCTGTTGTAACTCAGATGAATGGTGGAACTCCTGAAGTCATTCTAAAAGCACGTGGAAGGGCCATAAGTCGGGCAGTAGATGTGGCTGAGATTGTTAGGAATAGATTCATACCAGATATAGACGTAGCATCTATAGACATATGCACAGAAGAAATCATCGGTAACGAGGGTGGATCAACTAACGTATCTGCGATAGAAATCCAACTCAGCAAAGATAATTAA
- a CDS encoding serine/threonine protein kinase: MIGKKEIIIGLVLIGLLISPAAAATGWPMFHQNMENTGFATEAANFNPSLWVFQTDGPIKSSPAIYNEILYFGSNDKNVYAVKMANGSKEWTYKTGGEVLSSPAVVNDTVYIGSMDGYLYSLNSGNGKLDWKYKTGSGIESSPAVDNDLVFVGSDDKNIYATYISDGSLAWKFETGKAVVSSPTVFNGTVYVGSDDSKIYALNSLDGNKIWEYATADKVRSSPAYYNGTLYVGSDDGQLYALNATNGELIWNYYIGNPIRSSALIEPMNNNLFVGSDDGNMTCLDTRNGELKWSYKAGGPVRSTPALFDNKITFGSNDGTVYVLNKYTGQQEWSYMPGYYIFNSPFSSSPVVYGQTVYIGGEDGYMYVLNADKEEGPTSIFVYYIIAIAAVLIGILLFIRTFRGIMAKKE, from the coding sequence ATGATTGGAAAAAAGGAAATAATAATAGGATTGGTTTTAATAGGTTTATTGATAAGTCCTGCAGCAGCTGCAACCGGATGGCCAATGTTCCACCAAAATATGGAAAATACAGGATTTGCAACAGAAGCAGCGAATTTTAATCCAAGTTTATGGGTTTTTCAGACAGATGGACCTATTAAATCTTCTCCTGCAATATACAATGAAATATTATACTTTGGATCAAATGACAAAAATGTGTATGCAGTGAAGATGGCAAATGGTTCAAAGGAATGGACTTATAAAACGGGAGGAGAAGTTTTATCATCCCCTGCAGTTGTAAACGACACGGTTTATATTGGATCTATGGATGGGTATTTATATTCACTGAATTCCGGAAATGGAAAATTAGACTGGAAATATAAAACAGGCTCGGGAATTGAATCGTCACCTGCAGTTGATAACGATTTAGTATTTGTAGGATCTGATGATAAAAATATCTATGCTACATATATTAGTGACGGATCTCTGGCCTGGAAATTTGAAACGGGTAAAGCTGTAGTTTCATCACCAACCGTTTTTAATGGAACTGTTTATGTGGGTTCGGATGATAGCAAAATCTATGCCCTAAACAGTTTGGACGGAAACAAAATTTGGGAATATGCTACAGCAGACAAGGTGAGATCATCCCCAGCATATTATAATGGGACATTGTATGTTGGATCAGATGATGGGCAGTTATATGCTCTCAATGCTACCAACGGTGAATTAATCTGGAATTACTATATAGGAAATCCCATAAGATCATCCGCCCTTATAGAACCAATGAATAATAACTTATTTGTTGGATCAGATGATGGAAATATGACTTGCCTTGATACTCGTAATGGGGAACTTAAATGGTCATATAAAGCAGGAGGACCTGTAAGATCAACTCCTGCCCTGTTTGATAATAAGATTACCTTCGGATCAAATGACGGAACAGTCTATGTTTTGAATAAATATACAGGGCAACAAGAATGGAGTTACATGCCAGGTTATTATATATTTAACTCCCCCTTTAGTTCTTCACCAGTAGTATACGGCCAAACTGTCTATATTGGTGGTGAAGATGGGTATATGTATGTTTTAAATGCAGATAAAGAAGAAGGACCAACTTCAATATTTGTATATTATATCATTGCCATTGCTGCCGTTCTAATAGGTATTTTGTTATTTATTAGAACATTTAGAGGAATAATGGCAAAAAAAGAATAA
- a CDS encoding ABC transporter permease yields the protein METKKIMWMLKKDLMVLWRHKPRLLSLLLFPIIMITLFGYGMGGELSNIPIVVVDQSNGAVTDATLNAIKNMDLYDVKDIISNPDEAKQMVMDGQVKAAIILPTNYDNLTDPQAKNVLIYVDSSDQMASTAVVPATQALFNQISNQIGIQKLEMMNAQTNLIQVQSANVASSAQSNQGVDFNNIINSINFQIDKLYGDVKYIDFLVPAVLAMTVMFSCMFGMGESIAGERERGELARLFMTPTNVSTVVGGKIISKLVIETGRALILIIAAIILFGIVIKGSMLLTVLLLVLGALCFVGFGIMISARVGTQEDYMQMVMPFAMPMMFVSGVFYPIETMPWIFQKIAYLVPLTYVNDAMRTVMLKGGGIGDVWIDILVLIGFTALFFGLGVTKFNRDI from the coding sequence ATGGAAACCAAAAAAATTATGTGGATGCTTAAAAAAGATTTAATGGTGCTTTGGAGACATAAACCACGTTTACTGTCACTCCTCTTGTTTCCAATAATCATGATCACTCTATTTGGATATGGTATGGGTGGGGAACTAAGCAATATTCCAATAGTAGTTGTGGATCAAAGTAATGGGGCTGTAACTGACGCCACATTAAACGCCATAAAGAACATGGATCTTTATGATGTAAAAGACATTATCAGTAACCCTGACGAAGCAAAACAGATGGTAATGGATGGACAAGTAAAGGCCGCCATAATTCTACCTACCAATTATGATAATCTAACAGATCCCCAAGCCAAGAATGTGCTAATTTATGTTGATTCATCTGATCAAATGGCTTCCACTGCAGTTGTTCCAGCTACTCAAGCACTTTTCAACCAAATATCTAATCAGATTGGTATCCAAAAGTTAGAGATGATGAACGCTCAAACTAACCTTATCCAGGTTCAGTCTGCAAATGTTGCCTCCTCCGCACAGAGCAATCAGGGCGTGGATTTTAATAACATAATCAACTCCATCAACTTTCAGATAGACAAGTTATATGGAGATGTTAAATACATCGACTTTCTGGTACCCGCTGTACTGGCCATGACCGTAATGTTCTCTTGTATGTTTGGAATGGGTGAATCCATTGCTGGAGAAAGAGAACGTGGCGAACTTGCAAGGCTTTTTATGACACCTACAAATGTTTCAACAGTAGTTGGTGGAAAAATAATATCAAAACTAGTGATTGAAACTGGTAGAGCTTTAATATTAATAATCGCAGCCATTATTTTGTTTGGTATTGTGATCAAAGGCAGTATGTTACTTACAGTATTGCTTTTAGTACTGGGAGCTCTTTGTTTCGTAGGTTTTGGAATCATGATTTCAGCACGGGTCGGAACCCAAGAAGATTATATGCAGATGGTCATGCCCTTTGCCATGCCTATGATGTTTGTTTCAGGAGTTTTTTATCCTATAGAAACTATGCCATGGATATTCCAAAAAATTGCATATTTAGTACCTTTAACCTATGTAAACGATGCTATGCGTACTGTTATGCTTAAAGGTGGAGGTATTGGAGATGTATGGATCGATATATTGGTTCTAATAGGTTTCACCGCTTTATTCTTCGGATTAGGTGTAACTAAATTTAATAGGGACATCTAA
- a CDS encoding daunorubicin ABC transporter ATP-binding protein: MKYAIETFDLTKKYKDFLAVDALNMKIEDKSVFGFLGPNGAGKTTTIKMLTCLIQPTAGTGKVAGYDIIKDPNAVRQKIGMVPQLVSLYGDLTVRENAELCADYYGLPRDLKEERIVELMELVDIKYAENKLVKQLSGGQKQKVSIVASLVHQPDILFLDEPTIGLDPTTKRILWDLIEELNSKGHTIVLCSHDMYEVELLCENVGIINTGTLAAFDTPQGLKDTIMEEERSQKNTRITEIMSKIRTESGMDEKALGELDNAIIDIEKEEGDFRELSVMINNLDQDLLEKISDIPLVFNVHQHKSGRLTMDISCTECAINDVLNFIIENGGNITSLSTKDPSLEDVFMKVTAKKQAEGD, translated from the coding sequence ATGAAATATGCAATAGAAACCTTCGATCTTACCAAAAAATATAAAGATTTTTTAGCAGTAGATGCACTGAACATGAAAATAGAAGATAAAAGTGTGTTTGGATTTCTAGGTCCCAATGGGGCAGGTAAGACAACCACCATAAAAATGCTTACATGTCTTATCCAACCAACCGCTGGAACCGGAAAAGTTGCTGGTTATGATATAATAAAAGATCCAAATGCAGTAAGACAAAAAATTGGAATGGTTCCCCAATTAGTTAGTCTTTACGGAGATCTCACAGTTAGAGAGAATGCAGAATTATGCGCAGATTACTATGGTCTACCCCGTGATTTGAAAGAAGAAAGAATAGTAGAGCTTATGGAACTGGTGGACATTAAATATGCTGAAAATAAACTTGTAAAACAGCTCTCTGGCGGTCAGAAACAGAAAGTTTCAATTGTTGCCAGTTTAGTTCATCAACCAGATATACTTTTCCTTGATGAACCAACCATAGGTTTAGACCCCACTACCAAACGAATTTTATGGGATTTAATTGAAGAATTAAACTCTAAAGGCCACACCATTGTTTTATGTTCCCACGACATGTACGAGGTAGAACTCCTCTGTGAAAATGTAGGTATCATAAATACAGGTACATTAGCTGCTTTTGACACGCCTCAAGGATTGAAAGATACTATAATGGAAGAGGAAAGATCCCAAAAAAATACTCGAATAACTGAGATCATGTCTAAAATCAGGACAGAATCTGGAATGGATGAAAAAGCGTTAGGTGAACTTGATAATGCTATAATTGATATTGAAAAAGAAGAAGGAGATTTTAGAGAATTAAGTGTTATGATAAATAACTTGGACCAAGATCTGCTTGAAAAAATATCCGATATTCCCCTTGTCTTTAACGTTCATCAGCATAAATCTGGAAGACTTACAATGGATATAAGCTGTACTGAATGTGCTATTAATGACGTATTAAACTTTATAATAGAAAATGGAGGGAATATTACCTCTTTATCCACTAAAGATCCCTCCTTAGAGGATGTGTTTATGAAAGTTACTGCTAAAAAACAGGCGGAAGGTGATTAG
- a CDS encoding xylose isomerase, protein MKIGFSTLALFMDSFENFLERASTDGFDLMEILCEGPYWPRNVMLMDTEELAVFTSYDIEVFLHSPTIDLNPASLNPGIRKETLRQLEETIDLAVKIGAEAVTTHPGMIHRLEERVRDLGREYAIETLQSASDHANNRGIKFSIENMPGRYAYFCNNFQEHQTFTETCECYATLDVGHANTSKNTDSFFKMDNILYYHVSDNNGEKDQHLSLGEGNLNLNLLKGLENVIIELNDYNNILKSREVLINLNQN, encoded by the coding sequence ATGAAAATAGGATTCTCTACTCTGGCACTTTTCATGGATTCTTTTGAAAATTTCTTAGAAAGAGCATCAACTGATGGATTTGATTTAATGGAAATATTATGTGAGGGTCCTTACTGGCCAAGAAATGTGATGTTAATGGACACAGAGGAGTTAGCTGTTTTCACTTCTTATGATATTGAAGTATTTTTACATTCTCCTACAATTGATCTAAACCCTGCTAGCCTTAATCCTGGAATAAGAAAAGAAACACTTCGTCAACTTGAGGAAACCATAGATTTAGCGGTTAAAATTGGCGCCGAAGCAGTTACCACTCATCCTGGAATGATCCATCGTCTGGAGGAGAGAGTTAGGGATTTAGGGAGGGAATATGCAATTGAAACACTTCAATCTGCCAGTGATCATGCAAATAATAGGGGAATAAAATTTTCTATTGAAAACATGCCTGGAAGATATGCCTATTTTTGCAACAACTTTCAGGAACACCAAACTTTTACAGAAACATGTGAATGTTACGCCACACTGGATGTAGGCCATGCCAACACATCCAAAAATACTGATTCCTTTTTTAAGATGGATAATATTCTGTATTACCACGTGAGCGATAACAACGGCGAAAAAGACCAACATTTGAGCTTAGGTGAAGGTAATTTAAATTTAAATCTATTAAAAGGTCTTGAAAATGTTATAATTGAATTAAATGATTATAATAACATCTTAAAAAGTAGAGAAGTTTTGATAAATCTGAATCAAAATTAA
- a CDS encoding 4Fe-4S ferredoxin, whose translation MRSVVYFSDFRSRSSHENKLNKIINLFEASKMDGIFDEGDLTAIKLHFGEEGNDSFLNPVFVRIIADELHKLGAEPFITDTNTLYFGSRHQAVSHIQTAIKHGFDYAVVGAPLVIADGLMGNNYREVEIDKEHFKKVKIAGEIEEAQSMVVLSHFKGHPMCGFGGALKNLAMGCASATGKIDQHECSKPLINENCNLCGTCVLLCPLKAISLGKERAVIDMELCIACNLCMAECPFSAIDMDWDSLPEFMERMMEYAYGAVKNKPNKIGYFNFLMNITPDCDCEAFSDAHIVQDIGILASKDPVALDTASYHLVNKERGLRGSEIQTNLDEGEDKFRGTWPDVDGWIQLKHAQKIGLGSMDYDMVKI comes from the coding sequence ATGAGGTCCGTAGTATATTTTTCTGATTTTAGATCAAGAAGTAGTCATGAAAACAAGTTAAATAAGATAATCAATCTTTTTGAAGCTTCTAAAATGGATGGAATTTTTGACGAAGGAGATTTAACAGCAATAAAACTCCATTTTGGAGAAGAAGGTAACGATTCCTTTTTAAACCCAGTTTTTGTCCGGATTATTGCAGATGAGTTACATAAATTAGGTGCCGAACCTTTTATAACTGATACTAATACTCTTTACTTTGGTAGCAGACACCAGGCAGTCAGTCATATTCAAACAGCTATTAAGCATGGATTTGACTATGCTGTGGTTGGTGCACCCCTTGTAATTGCAGATGGATTAATGGGAAACAATTATCGGGAAGTGGAAATTGATAAGGAGCATTTTAAAAAGGTCAAAATAGCTGGAGAGATTGAAGAAGCACAGTCCATGGTGGTACTCTCCCACTTCAAGGGCCATCCTATGTGCGGTTTTGGTGGGGCACTGAAAAATCTGGCTATGGGATGTGCCAGTGCTACGGGCAAGATTGATCAACATGAATGTTCTAAACCCCTTATAAATGAAAATTGCAATCTCTGTGGGACTTGTGTACTGCTATGCCCCCTAAAAGCTATTTCATTGGGAAAGGAGAGGGCAGTAATAGACATGGAATTATGTATTGCCTGTAACCTTTGCATGGCAGAATGTCCTTTTTCTGCTATTGATATGGATTGGGATAGTTTACCTGAGTTCATGGAAAGGATGATGGAATATGCATATGGTGCAGTGAAAAATAAACCAAATAAAATTGGATACTTCAATTTTTTAATGAATATAACTCCAGATTGTGATTGTGAAGCATTCAGCGACGCTCACATTGTACAGGATATAGGAATTTTAGCTTCCAAGGATCCGGTGGCACTGGATACAGCCAGTTACCATCTGGTCAATAAAGAGAGAGGTTTGAGAGGATCTGAAATTCAAACTAACTTAGATGAAGGTGAAGATAAATTCCGGGGAACATGGCCAGATGTGGATGGTTGGATTCAATTAAAACATGCTCAAAAGATCGGTTTAGGCAGTATGGATTATGATATGGTTAAAATATAA